In Paraburkholderia flagellata, a genomic segment contains:
- a CDS encoding maleylacetate reductase, with protein sequence MTASFTYEISPGRVLFGPGTIEAVASEIGRLGAKRALILSTPSQQADAHKLAEQIGPLAAGVFSEAAMHTPVAVTLKALAAFEAAAADCVVALGGGSTIGLGKAIAWRNDAPQIVVATTYAGSEVTPILGQTEDGIKMTIRGPKILPEVVIYDPSLTLGLPVAMSVTSGLNAIAHAVEGVYARDRNPVTSLMAVEGVRALRDALRVIVVHPDDLAARTNALYGSWLCGSVLGTVGMSLHHKLCHTLGGSFDLPHAETHAIVLPHSAAYNAQAAAPELRPLADLFCDSIGGGLYDFARSLGAPLALKDLGLKESQLDVAADLAVKNPYWNPRPVEREAVRSLLQRAWEGARPE encoded by the coding sequence ATGACTGCGAGCTTTACCTACGAAATCAGTCCGGGCCGCGTATTGTTCGGCCCCGGGACCATCGAAGCCGTCGCGAGCGAAATCGGGCGGCTCGGCGCAAAGCGCGCGCTGATTCTCTCGACGCCGTCGCAGCAGGCCGACGCGCACAAGCTGGCCGAACAGATCGGTCCACTGGCAGCAGGCGTTTTCAGCGAAGCGGCGATGCATACGCCGGTTGCCGTGACGCTCAAGGCGCTGGCCGCGTTCGAGGCGGCGGCCGCGGACTGCGTGGTCGCCCTTGGTGGCGGTTCGACAATCGGGCTTGGCAAGGCCATTGCGTGGCGCAATGATGCACCGCAGATCGTGGTCGCGACGACCTATGCGGGCTCGGAGGTCACGCCGATCCTCGGCCAGACCGAGGATGGCATCAAGATGACCATCCGCGGTCCGAAGATCCTCCCGGAAGTAGTAATCTACGATCCCTCGCTGACGCTCGGCCTGCCCGTTGCGATGAGCGTGACGAGCGGCTTGAACGCGATCGCGCATGCGGTGGAGGGCGTCTACGCGCGAGATCGCAATCCGGTGACGTCGCTGATGGCCGTCGAAGGCGTGCGGGCGCTGCGTGATGCGCTGCGCGTGATCGTCGTGCACCCGGACGATCTCGCTGCGAGGACCAATGCGCTTTATGGATCGTGGCTGTGCGGCTCGGTGCTCGGAACGGTCGGCATGTCCCTCCATCACAAGCTTTGCCATACGCTTGGCGGCAGTTTCGACCTGCCTCACGCGGAAACTCACGCCATCGTGCTGCCGCATTCGGCGGCTTACAACGCCCAGGCCGCAGCCCCGGAACTGCGACCCCTCGCAGATCTGTTCTGTGACTCGATCGGTGGAGGGCTTTACGACTTCGCCCGCTCGCTCGGCGCGCCGCTCGCCCTGAAGGACCTCGGCCTGAAGGAATCCCAGCTCGATGTCGCGGCGGACCTGGCGGTGAAAAATCCGTA
- the mhpA gene encoding bifunctional 3-(3-hydroxy-phenyl)propionate/3-hydroxycinnamic acid hydroxylase MhpA gives MNAHASTANPHFDADVAIIGGGPVGTLLAILLGQRGKRVTLVERWSQAYGRPRAVTYDHEIARILATLGIDSEHDSAISYHDELYYWKDVRGENLQIVDWQSQSASGWRVRYWFNQPDLEARLTSIVDGMPVVTQLRGWEGTELVDDGDGVTVSLTRNPQEAGASGETRTLRAKYLVGADGANSFVRNALDIENEDRGYFFDWLILDLIPQEDYVAQPMQWQLCDPKRPTTIVPGGPGRRRWEFMVLPDESAQELQTPERAWELLKPWGMTPENAELERSAVYRFQARWAKTWNRGRCVIAGDAAHLMPPFAGEGMCAGLRDAFALGWRLNAILEDKLCDAVLDSYTTERLEHAKHYIEFSQELGKIICIADEKEAAERDVKMKADLKARNNQPVPTDVCHLGPGAWSAESAHAGELSVQGVVDVNGTRDRFDQAVGHGWFVIGLDADPAHALGSERLEQLALLEGRTARIGTPGATGTPCDAVDIEETYKRWLAGIDATYVVLRPDFYVAATAKGAELLRQRFDELVAKLQLRVGEVA, from the coding sequence ATGAATGCCCACGCTTCAACCGCAAACCCCCACTTCGACGCCGATGTAGCCATCATCGGCGGCGGCCCCGTCGGCACGTTGCTCGCAATCCTGCTCGGTCAGCGCGGCAAGCGGGTCACGCTGGTCGAGCGCTGGTCGCAGGCCTACGGCCGTCCCCGCGCGGTGACGTACGACCATGAGATCGCCCGGATACTCGCGACGCTTGGGATCGACTCGGAGCACGACTCCGCCATCTCGTACCACGACGAGCTGTACTACTGGAAAGACGTGCGCGGAGAGAACCTGCAGATCGTCGACTGGCAGAGCCAGTCGGCGTCGGGCTGGCGCGTGCGTTACTGGTTCAACCAGCCGGACCTTGAAGCGCGTCTCACGAGCATCGTCGACGGCATGCCGGTCGTCACGCAGTTGCGCGGCTGGGAGGGCACTGAACTGGTCGACGACGGTGACGGCGTGACGGTATCGCTCACGCGCAACCCTCAGGAAGCCGGTGCCAGCGGCGAAACCCGCACACTGCGCGCGAAATACCTGGTGGGCGCCGATGGCGCGAACAGCTTCGTGCGCAACGCGCTCGATATTGAGAACGAGGACAGGGGCTACTTCTTCGACTGGCTGATTCTCGACCTCATCCCGCAGGAGGACTACGTCGCGCAGCCCATGCAGTGGCAACTGTGCGACCCGAAGCGCCCGACGACGATCGTGCCAGGCGGCCCGGGCCGCCGCCGCTGGGAGTTCATGGTCCTGCCTGACGAGTCGGCGCAGGAACTGCAGACGCCAGAGCGCGCATGGGAGCTACTCAAGCCGTGGGGCATGACGCCGGAGAACGCGGAACTGGAGCGCAGCGCCGTCTACCGCTTCCAGGCGCGCTGGGCGAAGACGTGGAACCGCGGCCGCTGTGTCATCGCCGGCGACGCCGCGCATCTTATGCCGCCGTTTGCGGGCGAGGGAATGTGTGCGGGCCTGCGCGATGCATTCGCGCTGGGCTGGCGTCTTAACGCCATTCTCGAGGACAAGCTGTGCGACGCGGTGCTCGACAGCTACACGACGGAGCGTCTCGAACACGCGAAGCACTACATCGAGTTCAGCCAGGAGCTTGGGAAGATCATCTGCATCGCCGACGAAAAGGAAGCGGCCGAGCGCGACGTGAAAATGAAGGCCGATCTCAAGGCGCGCAATAACCAGCCGGTTCCGACCGATGTTTGCCATCTGGGCCCGGGGGCCTGGTCCGCCGAATCCGCGCATGCGGGTGAGTTGTCGGTGCAGGGCGTGGTCGACGTGAACGGCACGCGGGACCGCTTTGACCAGGCTGTCGGCCACGGCTGGTTTGTGATCGGTCTGGATGCCGATCCGGCGCACGCGCTTGGCAGCGAGCGGCTGGAGCAACTGGCGCTTCTGGAAGGCCGGACCGCGCGGATCGGCACGCCGGGCGCAACAGGGACGCCTTGCGACGCAGTGGATATCGAAGAGACGTACAAGCGCTGGCTCGCAGGCATCGATGCCACGTATGTCGTACTGCGCCCCGACTTCTACGTCGCGGCCACCGCGAAGGGCGCGGAGTTGTTGCGCCAGCGCTTCGACGAGCTCGTCGCGAAGCTCCAGCTTCGCGTCGGCGAAGTCGCCTGA
- a CDS encoding TetR/AcrR family transcriptional regulator, with product MNSPANEGEQEGRVARRQRRNREALIKAAGTIMSEKGIDAATMLEIAELADVGAGTVYNYFKSKDELAIAVLEEMMHELALRIEKATAGLADPAAVYAFGIRTVLEAATTDISWKEMLYRSEVIADALFRRMGPFAIRDLRNGISAGVFRVSDPDLVWHLTAHAIVGASLAITTDRLSGGVKEEIVVRLLCMTGIGIDAAMELAARPRPASVVK from the coding sequence ATGAATTCACCGGCCAATGAGGGCGAGCAGGAAGGGCGCGTAGCGCGCAGGCAGCGTCGTAATCGCGAGGCTTTGATCAAGGCTGCGGGCACGATCATGAGCGAAAAAGGGATCGATGCCGCCACGATGCTGGAAATCGCCGAACTCGCCGACGTCGGCGCGGGGACCGTGTACAACTACTTCAAGTCCAAGGACGAACTCGCAATCGCAGTGCTCGAGGAAATGATGCACGAGTTGGCGCTGCGCATCGAAAAGGCGACCGCTGGCCTGGCGGACCCGGCAGCGGTCTACGCGTTCGGAATTCGTACTGTGCTTGAGGCCGCGACTACCGATATCAGCTGGAAGGAAATGCTGTATCGCTCGGAAGTCATCGCCGATGCGCTTTTCCGGCGTATGGGCCCGTTTGCGATTCGCGACCTGCGCAATGGCATCAGCGCAGGCGTTTTCCGCGTGTCGGATCCGGATCTCGTGTGGCACCTGACTGCGCATGCCATCGTCGGCGCGAGTCTCGCAATCACGACGGACCGGCTTTCGGGTGGCGTCAAGGAAGAGATCGTGGTTCGATTACTGTGCATGACCGGCATCGGTATTGATGCAGCTATGGAACTGGCTGCGCGCCCCCGGCCGGCATCAGTGGTCAAGTAA
- a CDS encoding DNA-binding protein codes for MARPAAVTPDAIRATVLAMLAEAGDPAPASDTRFRRIVSVRKLRARLGAGDPAMLSRHLNAIEAELVQAGLAGFAAPDVPPEIATQMRALWEAAVATQLADVVQLRQQAEAVKATADAARHEAELRTELLRTELADLRAQLAARDDDLLGLRLEGRALQERAQALESSGAGLQARLTAAGTATADATQRHERELAAERVRYEGLSKQLLRETAHQRETFQTERQRLEAELARAAERLQALESLRERLLADLSQEREARQHAAAEAAALATLVDQQRQTLARIGAGSVNGRGKAAGTRPAAHRTARTTKAAAGRSTGKAR; via the coding sequence ATGGCCCGCCCCGCCGCTGTCACCCCCGACGCGATCCGCGCCACCGTCCTCGCGATGCTCGCCGAGGCCGGCGACCCGGCTCCCGCGTCCGATACCCGTTTCCGCAGGATCGTCTCGGTTAGGAAGCTGCGCGCGCGCCTCGGTGCCGGCGACCCGGCCATGCTCTCGCGGCACCTGAATGCCATCGAGGCGGAGCTCGTGCAGGCGGGCCTCGCCGGGTTCGCCGCGCCCGATGTGCCGCCCGAGATCGCCACACAGATGCGCGCGCTGTGGGAAGCGGCGGTGGCCACGCAGCTCGCCGACGTGGTGCAGTTGCGTCAGCAGGCAGAAGCCGTCAAGGCAACGGCGGATGCCGCGCGCCACGAAGCGGAACTGCGTACGGAACTGCTACGCACGGAACTGGCTGACCTGCGCGCGCAGCTTGCCGCACGCGACGACGACCTCCTTGGCCTGCGGCTCGAAGGCCGGGCACTCCAGGAACGCGCCCAGGCGCTGGAGTCTTCCGGCGCCGGGCTGCAGGCCCGGCTCACGGCCGCCGGTACCGCCACGGCTGATGCGACGCAGCGGCACGAACGCGAACTCGCCGCGGAGCGGGTGCGCTACGAGGGCCTGTCGAAGCAGCTGCTGCGCGAGACCGCCCACCAGCGCGAGACGTTCCAGACCGAACGGCAGCGCCTCGAGGCGGAACTCGCGCGCGCCGCGGAGCGGCTACAGGCCCTCGAATCCCTGCGCGAGCGCCTGCTCGCGGACCTGTCGCAGGAACGCGAGGCCCGGCAGCACGCCGCCGCGGAAGCCGCGGCGCTCGCCACGCTGGTGGACCAGCAGCGCCAGACCCTGGCGCGCATCGGTGCCGGTTCAGTCAACGGACGGGGCAAGGCGGCAGGTACGCGACCAGCCGCCCATCGCACGGCCCGAACGACAAAGGCGGCCGCCGGCCGGTCCACGGGGAAAGCGCGATGA
- a CDS encoding tyrosine-type recombinase/integrase has product MTAVTPSRWLDTGCRPPQRLPDTTDAALAYVAHALGHPVYLRWTLTALKRGCPSLADAKREHPAVFALLLERDAAIEYWDHGRLRVVPEASAPSAATVLERTLRQHRRRFRCMTAGPVPDTAVTVQQAATDDAARLPAGVDPVWMARAGRFANAAALTNTLGVADDAQAVRLFLRERASHSPHTLRAYVTELRRLAAWCRREHLGPFSDLTRQDLMAYRDAIQAPQHHGDGKTRRAAPATTSRALAVVSSLFAWWHRTGYLMVNPAEGLAAGRRARMTWTPVRFLPAAALGHCDAVAAGDAPEDVPATVWARRRAIWALYRFAGIRLAELVWHEALALPRIEVDETRQWTLHVTGKGNKLRAIPLPSGCLPVLRAYRRARGLPADPPSGEHLPLIHSERGRALGASGLYDEVRAVFALAAARLPPEERAMRAALEMASTHWLRHGYARTLVVDHRVPLPVAQALLGHASVQTTAAYARTDTTQLRAFVEESFAAR; this is encoded by the coding sequence ATGACTGCCGTGACGCCATCGCGCTGGCTCGATACCGGCTGCCGGCCACCGCAGCGGCTGCCGGACACGACCGACGCGGCGCTCGCCTACGTCGCGCACGCGCTCGGCCACCCGGTCTACCTGCGCTGGACACTCACGGCGCTCAAGCGCGGCTGCCCGTCGCTGGCCGATGCGAAGCGCGAGCACCCGGCCGTGTTCGCGCTGCTGCTCGAGCGTGACGCCGCCATCGAATACTGGGATCACGGGCGCCTGCGCGTGGTGCCGGAGGCCTCGGCGCCGTCTGCCGCCACCGTGCTTGAACGCACCCTGCGGCAGCACCGTCGGCGCTTCCGTTGCATGACGGCAGGCCCTGTGCCGGACACCGCCGTCACGGTCCAGCAGGCCGCCACGGATGACGCGGCCCGGCTGCCCGCTGGTGTCGATCCGGTGTGGATGGCTCGCGCCGGGCGCTTCGCGAATGCGGCGGCGCTCACCAACACCCTCGGCGTGGCCGATGACGCGCAGGCGGTGCGCCTCTTCTTGCGCGAGCGCGCCTCGCACTCGCCGCACACCCTGCGCGCCTACGTGACGGAACTGCGGCGGCTTGCGGCCTGGTGCCGGCGCGAGCACCTGGGGCCGTTCTCGGATCTCACCCGCCAGGACCTGATGGCGTACCGTGACGCCATCCAGGCGCCACAGCATCACGGGGACGGCAAGACCCGGCGCGCAGCGCCGGCCACCACCTCCCGCGCGCTCGCCGTGGTCTCGAGCCTCTTTGCCTGGTGGCACCGCACGGGCTATCTCATGGTCAATCCGGCGGAAGGACTGGCCGCCGGGCGGCGCGCCCGCATGACCTGGACGCCGGTGCGGTTCCTGCCCGCGGCGGCCCTGGGGCACTGCGATGCGGTCGCCGCCGGTGACGCGCCGGAAGACGTTCCGGCAACGGTCTGGGCCAGGCGCCGGGCCATCTGGGCGCTGTACCGCTTTGCCGGCATCCGGCTCGCTGAACTGGTGTGGCACGAGGCACTCGCGCTGCCGCGCATCGAGGTGGATGAGACCCGGCAGTGGACCCTGCACGTCACCGGCAAGGGGAACAAGCTGCGCGCGATCCCGCTGCCCTCAGGCTGCCTGCCGGTGCTGCGTGCCTACCGTCGGGCGCGGGGCCTGCCCGCGGATCCGCCGTCCGGCGAACACCTGCCGCTCATCCACAGCGAACGCGGCCGCGCGCTGGGTGCGAGCGGCTTGTACGACGAGGTGCGGGCGGTGTTTGCGCTGGCGGCGGCACGCCTGCCGCCGGAAGAGCGCGCGATGCGCGCGGCGCTCGAAATGGCCTCCACGCACTGGCTGCGCCACGGCTACGCGCGCACGCTTGTGGTCGACCATCGCGTGCCGCTGCCGGTGGCGCAGGCGCTGCTCGGCCACGCCTCGGTGCAGACGACGGCGGCCTACGCGAGGACCGACACCACGCAGCTGCGTGCGTTTGTGGAGGAGAGTTTTGCTGCCCGCTGA